The DNA window ATCGCGCGGCGGCGGGTGACGGTGTCCGTGACCCGTGCGATCGTCCGCGGGCTCCTGGTCGCGGCGGGGTGCCTGCTCGGCCTGTTCGGGTTCACCGTCGCCGCCGCGGGGGTGCTGGCCTGATGCCGGAAGGGCACACGCTGCACCGCCTCGCGCGGCTGCACAAGCGCCGGTACGGCGGCGCGCCGGTCGAGGTGTCCAGCCCGCAGGGCAGGTTCGCCGCCGAAGCGTCTATTTTGGATGGACAGGTGCTGAAAACCGCCGAGGCGTACGGGAAGCACCTTTTCCACGACTACGGTCCACACGGGACAGTCCACATCCACCTCGGGTTGTACGGCACCTTCACCGAGGCGGAGCAGCCGGTGACCGATCCGGTCGGCCAGGTGCGGCTCCGCATCGTCGGAAGTACACATTGGACGGACCTGCGCGGCCCGACGCGCTGCGAACTGCTCACACCCGGTGAGACCGACGCGATCAAGGCGCGCCTCGGCCCCGATCCGCTGCGCCGGGACGCCAAGCCCGACCTCGCCTTCAAGCGCATCTCGCGGTCGCGTACTTCGCTGGCCGCGCTGCTGATGGACCAGTCCGTGCTGGCCGGGGTCGGCAACGTCTACCGCGCCGAAGTGCTGTTCCGGCACGGGATCGCGCCGATGCTGCCGGGCACCGCGCTCGACGAGGCGGCATGGAAGGACATCTGGGCCGACCTCGTCGCGTTGATGCGGGACGGCGTGAAGAAGGGCCGCATCGACACGGTCGCCCCCGAGCACCTGCCGGAGGTCACCGGCAGGGCGCCGAGGCAGGACCGCCACGGCGGCGAGGTCTACGTGTACCGGCGGGCTGGCCAGCCGTGCCTGGTGTGCGGCACCCCGGTGGCGCACAAGGACCTGGCTGGCCGGAACCTCTACTGGTGCCCCACCTGCCAACCCGCCTGAGTCCGGCGGCGAGGGCGTGGATCCCGGGGGAGCGTACGGGATCCCGGGGAGCGAGATGCCGTGAAGGTGGCTTTCGGGCCATCTACGTCCCCGAAGGTCACAGTGATGGCGGGTGCGCGTCGCGGGGGTGCCGCGAGATCGGTGGCGGGGGCTCCGCTTGGTCCCCGAAGGCCACCCTCGGGGACACTAGCGCCACTTTCCCGGCCCTCGCAGGCGTCCGGGCACGGCTGCGCACGCCCCGAAGGCCACCCTCGGGGCGCTAGACGACACAAATCCACCCCTCGCACGCCCAACCACCGCGACGCGCATGCCCCGAAGGTGACCTTCGGGGCGCTAGATGCCCTGAAAGCCACCTTCGGGGCACCAGGAAGATCCCCGCCGAGCGGCAGAAGCCCCCTACCAAAGCGAAGTTCGCGGCACGCGTACAAACTTGAAGGCCACCGTGACGGCTTGACAGCCGTCACGGTGGCCTTCAAAGGTGCGGAAGAAGCGTGCGGTCAGAAGTCGAAGCCGCCGAAGTCTCCGCCGCCACCGAAGTCGCCTCCGCCGCCGAAATCGCCGCCCCAGTCGGCTCCGCCGTCGCCGCCGAAGTCGCTGCCGCCCGCGTCGCCGCCGAAATCGCCGCCACCGTGGTCCATCGCGCTTTCCTGCCCCGCGTCGAAACCGGACTCCCACGCCGACGCGCTGGCGATCCCGCCCATCCCGGAGAACATGGCGCTGAACAGGAACATCGACCCGAGGCCCCAGGCACCGGCCACGAGCGCGGGCTTCCACCACGGCTCGCTGTACCAGCCCTGCGGCACGGGACGGCCGGCGACGCGGCCACCGGGGTAGTAGTGCGGCGTGTTCTCGCCGGGCTCGGGCGAGGCTTCGTAGGTCTGGCCTTCGACGTCCACCCTGCGGTGCTCGGACACCTTGCCTGCCCGCTCGCGCTCGGCGTCTTCCGGCAGCGCGGGGCCGGGGTCCATGTCCATCGCCACGCGCGCCGCGCGCACGTAGTAGAGACCCTCGATCGCGGTCTCCTTCACCAGCCTGGCCTGCTCGGCGGTCGTGGCCTGTTCGAGCTGCGAGCCTGCCGCGTTGTAGCGCTCGGACGCGTCGGCCATCGCCTGTTGCGAGGCGGTGTTGGTACCGGTGAGGTTCAGCACCTGGCCACCGAGCCGTTCGACGAGCCTGCGCGCGTCCGCCTTGGCGTCCTCGAGCTGGTTCTGCCTTGCCTTCGCCTGGTTCTTGGCGAAGTACACGCCGCCGCCGACGACGAGCACGACCAGCACGATCAGGACGATCGCGGTACCCATGGGTCACTCCCCGGTTGTTGGGTTTCTTGAACCGGACAACGCGGACAGTACGCTGTCGGTTCCCCGGGTGTGACGCGGCACTCCGCAAGCGCCGGGGACCGGTCCCCTCGCGACGGCCGTACGGTCGCCGGGATCTGTCGGGTGAGCGAGGGGACCGAGATGTATCGCCGAATCGCGCTGGGCGCCGGTGTGCTGCTCGCGGTGACCGGGTGCGGCGGCGGGGCGACCGGTGGTGAAACCGGTGCGCCACCGCCGCCCGCGGCCGGAAACCCGGCGAGTGCCGCGTCGAGCAGCCCCGCCAAGAGCACGGGTCCCGCTGCCGCCGACGGCACCGATTTCGCCGCGTGCGCCGACGGTGTCTGCGAGGTGCTGGTCGCACCGGGGGACAAGATCAAGATCACCGCGAAGCTCGGGCTCGACACGGTGACCGTCGACTCGGTGTCGCCGGAGACGGTCAAGTTCTCCGGCGACGGTCCCGGTATCCACCTCGGCATCGGCGAGCCGCCGGGACCGGGGTCCACGATGAACAAGCTGCGGGTCACCGTGGTCTCGGTCGACGGCGGCAAAGCCGTCGTGCGGCTGGCGCCGAAGTAGGGGCTACCAGGCGCGGCCGACGGTGTAGGCGTCGGTCCAGATGTTCTGCAGCCGCACCACGTCACCGGATTCCGGCGCGGCCCACATCTTGTTGTCCCCGGCGAAGATCCCGGCGTGGTAAACGCTGCCGCCGTTGGCGAAGAACAACAGGTCGCCGGGTTTCATGTCGCTCTTCGGCACGTCGGCGAGCGCCGCGCGCTGATCGCGAGAGGTCCGCGGGAGGTCGATGCCGACCTGCTTGTGCGCGAACTGCGTGAGCCCGGAGCAGTCGAACCTGTCGGGGCCCGCGGCGCCGTAGGAGTAGGGCTTCCCGGCCTGCGCGGCGGCCGCGTCCACGACGCGCTGCCCGGCGGGCTGCTGGGACTGCACGCCGACGACCGGGGAAACGGCGGGATCGTTGACACGGGTGCCGTGGTAGCTGATCCGCCATTCCGCGCTGACCGTGATGGTCGCCGGGATCGCGGCCCTGCCGTTCGCGTCGGTCGTGCCGCTGCTCGACACCGACCACGGCTGGTCCTGGCCGCCGCGCCATTCGAGATCGACCTTCTGCTTGGTGAGCGGGCGGTCGCCGAGACCAGTGAGCGCGCCGGTGAAGGTCACCTCGGCGCCGGTGGTCACCGGAGTCGGCGCGGCGTCGAGGGTCTGCTGGGTCTTGACGATCGCCGCCGCGTCGGGGGCCGCGGCGAACAGGGCGCCGGCTCCCGCGGCGCAGGCGATGCCCGCCGAAGCGAGCCTTCGCTTTGCTGACGTGGGCACGGGGGTCCTCCGTCGGAAAGGGGGTCGGGGTCACGGAACGGTAAACACGCGAAAGGACGAATTGCGAGCACGGTTTCCGCGGGCCCCGTGATCCGTGCAACAACGCGGGAAACCGTTATACGGCAACGTTTTCCCGGTCGACCTCGGCGCGCGCGGATGCGACGGACGGTGACCGGGTTGCGCTTCGGTGGCGTGGATCACGCTCGAACGGTGGTCTGCCTCACGCGGAGAAACCGGCTTGCACCGGGGTCGTGCGGATCGCAGGCTCTTGGCATGGCCGCCGTCCTGTACTGCCGCGATCCGTTGTCACCGCGTCGAGTCGACCCGCACTTCGCCGCGGAGGCCGCGGCGGTGACCGAGCGTGGCGGAGTGGTCGGGAAACTGGATCACGACGCCGCGATGCGCGGTGACGTGGCGGAGGCCGTCGCCACGGTGCCGCGCGATCTCGGTGCGGCCTGGTACCGCGGTTGGATGCTGCCGGTCGACCGGTACCGCGCCGTGGCCGAGGCGGTGGCCGACCGCGGCGTGCACCTGTGCACCACCGCGGCGGAATACCGGCGGGCGCACGAGCTTCCCGGCTGGTACGAGGTTTTCGCTGAGCTGACTCCGGCGAGTGCGTGGTTTCCGTCGCGGCCCGGTGAGCTTCCCGCGCTCACGGTTCCCTTTGGTGGCAAGGGAATCGTCAAGGACTACGTCAAGTCCCGCAAACATGAATGGCACGAAGCCTGTTACGTGCCCGATCTCGCCGATACCGCGCGGCTGACGGCGGTCGCGCGCAGGATGGTCGAACTGCAGGGCGATTTCCTCGCGGGCGGTGTCGTGGTGCGTGCCTACGAACCGTTCACGGGGCCCGAGGCGCGGGTGTGGTGGCTCGACGGCGAACCGGTGTTCACCGGGGCCCATCCGGACACTCCGGACGAGTTCGCCGAACCGGATCTCACCGGTGTTCGCGCCGCGGTGGCCGCGCTGGGCTGTCGCTTCGTCACGACGGATCTCGCCGCGCGGGCGGACGGGGTGTGGCGCGTGGTGGAGGTCGGCGACGGGCAGGTGAGCGATCTGCCCGCCTCGGCCGATCCCGGCGCGCTGGTCGAAGCACTCCTCGCGGCCACGGAGCGGCGAGCACTGGCCGAGTAAACTAGAACACGTTATAGTCCGGCGGTATGAAGTTCTCCCTCTCCGTCGCGATGAACCCCGTCGATCAGCTCACCGAGCTCGCGCGCACGGCTGAGGAGTGCGGGTTCTCCTCGATCGTGCTGCCGGACTCGCTGTTCTACTCCGAGGAGGTGTCCGCCGACTACCCGTACACCCCGGACGGCAGCCGCTTCTGGACCGAGGAGACGCCGTGGGTGGATCCGCTGGTCGCGGCCGCGGCCATGGGGGCGGTGACCGAGCGGATCGGGTTCTACACCTCGGTGCTCAAGCTCGGTTCGCGGAACCCGGTCCTGCTCGCCAGGCAGGTCAACTCGGCCGCCGCGCTCACCGGCGGGCGGTTCGGGCTCGGGCTCGGCGTCGGCTGGTCGCCGGAGGAGTTCGAGTGGTGCGGCGCGCCTTACGAGCGGCGGGGAAAGCGCGTCGACGAGGCGATCGAGGTGCTGCGGCTCATCCTCGACGGCGGCATGGTGGAGTACCACGGCGAGTTCTTCGACTTCGGGAAGCTGCGCATGAGCCCGACGCCGCCGTCGCGGGTGCCGTTCTACGTCGGCGGGCACACGGAAGTCGCGCTGCGGCGGGCGGCCAGGGTCGGGGACGGCTGGTCGTCGGCGATGATGAAGCTCGAGGACCTCCGCACCACGATCACCAGGCTGGGTGAGCTGCGCGCCGAACAGGGACGCGCCGACGAGCCGTTCGAGATCCAGGCGGTGTGCATCGACCGGTTCGGTCTCGACGGGTACCGCGAGCAGGCGGAAATCGGGGTCACCGACGTGATCACCATGCCGTGGGTGTTCGACGGGCTCGGCTTCGACGCCGATCTGGCCGCGAAGAAAGATTCGCTGCGCAAGTTCGGCGCGGAGATCATCGCCAAGTTCTGAGCCAAGTACCGAGCCGAGTTCCGAGGAGGCCGTCGTGGGCGTGGAAGTGTGCTGGGACCCGGAAGCCGATCAGCCCCCGGCGAGGGTCGCCGCGTGGCGGTCGATGGACGCCGTGACGCGGGGTGCCAAGGAAGAATGGCTCGCGCTGTTCGCCCCGGACGCCGTGATCGAGGACCCGGTGGGGCCTTCGATGTTCGACGAGGAGGGCAAGGGGCACCACGGGCGCGAAGGGATCTCGGCGTTCTGGGACCTGACCATCGCGAACGTGGAGCGGTTCGTGTTCACCATTCGCGATTCGCACGCCGTGGGCGACGAGGTGGCGAACGTCGGCACGATCACGACGTTCCTGCCCGGCGGGTACCGCGTCGACACCGACGGCGTGTTCGTCTACCGCGTCGGCGAAGACGGCCTGGTGCGGTCGATGCGGGCCTTCTGGGAGACCGAGCGCGCGATGGCGACCGCGCGCGAGGTGACGGACTGACCCCGGATCGGGGCCCACGGCGCGGGGCCCCGATCCGCTCAGAAGTTCTGGTCGCTGTTGCGCGGCTGCGACTGGCGCCTGCCGACGGCCCTGCCGATGAAGAAACCGAGCAGCAGGCCCACGATCAGGCCGATCGCGATGAAGAAGATGATGGTCGCCGCGGCGATCTTGCCGACCGTCCCGAGGAAGCCCTTCGCCTCGAGGTCCTGCGCCAGGATGGCCGCCTGGTTCAGTGCGTGGTAGGTGGTCATGGCCGCCAGCGTGCCACGTCCGGCCGGGCGGCACAGCGCAAGGGCCATCTCGCGGGTGAACGCGTCACTCTGCCGACGGCCGTGCCCTGCGCCGGAGCACGAAGGCGAGTACGGCCACCAGCGCGATTCCGAACGGTACGGCGGTCCCCGCGTGGTCGCGCGCGAGGTTGCCGACGAGCCCGATGAACAGGGCGATGGACACCGGTGCCCACATGGGTTCCTCCATTCCCGTCGGGTGGCGGCCCGGTTGCCGAGCCAGCCGGTCCAGCCGAGCCTCGCCGGGATCCGGCGGGGCGGCAAGCGGTGACCCGTGGACGATTCCGGTAATCACCTGGACCGCGTCCGCCTCGGGAACGCCCGATGGCCGCCGCACGTGCGCTCTGGTGCTGTTCCGCTCCATGCTGTTCACTCGCCGCACGGGTTTTTCGTTGGTGCGCGGAGTCTTCCGCGCACGCTGGAAGGTGGCAGAAAGCAAGTCATGCGTCCCCCGAACCGCGCTGAACTGGACGAATTCGCACGGGTGCTGGGTGAGGAGCTGCGAGCGAGCCGACGTGCGCGCGGGTGGACCAGAGTGGAACTCCAGCGGCGGTTGCACCCCGAAGAAGTCGTTTCGCTCCAAGCGTTGTCGACCTACGAACAGGGCATCCGGCGACTGACCGTGGCGCGGTTGGTCGGGATCTGCGCGGCGATGGACGCGTCGCCGCATGACGTGCTCCATCGCGCCACCGAGCGGGCCTTCTTCCGCCGTCCCGGCGACGACGTCGAGGTCGACCTGTGGCGGCTCGCGACGAGTTCCGATCCCCGGCTCGCCGGTTTGCGGCACTGGGCCGCGGTTCGCGCCGCCCAGGACAGTGGTCTCCGGTGCGGTGTCGAGTCGCTCAGCGCGCCCGCGCTGGCCGCGCTCGGGGAGGTGGTCGGGATGACTTCGGAGCAGCTCACGGCCGTGTTGGGCGCGCTGCGGGAATGCGAGGAACCGCGGCTCGTCTGACGACGGGTCAGTGCGGTTCGTCGGAACGAGTCCACGGAGGACGGACCGGGAACGCTCCGTCCGGCTCGGGTTCCGGTACCGCCCTCGCCGAAAACGCGGGCAGGATCCGGCGGAGCTGGTGGGTCAGTGCGAATTCGGGGTAGGCGCGGAGTCGTTGTTCGGTGTGCTTGACCTCGCGCTCGGTCCGCACCGATCCGACGCTGTGGGCGATGACGAGCGCCTTTTCGGCCGTGTGGGCGGCTTCTTCCACCAGGTCGGCTTCCAGCTGTGCGCGGGCGTACCGGCCGAGTGCGAAGCCGCGGCAGCGTCGGTACGCCGGTGCCAACGACGGCAGCGCCGTTTCGTAGAGCGCGACCGCGCGCGAGGGTTTGCCCAGTTCCGTCCAGAAGTGCGCCCGCTGCAGCTCCAAAAAGGACTCGGTGCAGAACGCCCCGTGGCCGCGCGGCTCGCCGGAGGAGTGCAGTGCGGCGAATTCGTGCGCCACGTCGAGGGTTCGGTGCGCGAGCAGCTCCTCACCGGCGAGCGCGTAGCCGTGCGCCTCCTGCTGCGCTATCGCCGCCCGTATCGGTGACGGCAGGTGGTCCTTCCAGCGAGCCGCGGCCTGTGCCAGCCTGATCGTCTCCGCGGCGTCGCGAGCGTCGGCGGCGTGGCTGCCGCGCCGGAACACGCACCAGGCCTGCAGAAGTTCGTCGCCCGCTTCGTGTGCCCATTTCGCGGCCTGCTCGACCCAGTACCTCGCCGCGGGCATCCGTCCCGCGTCCTGGCAGAGCCAGGACAGCGATGCCGCGTAGGTGGCGGCCACCGCGACGAGTCCTCGGCGATGCCGGTCGGGTGCGCTCTCGAGCAGGTCTTCGGTCACGGCGAGATGACCGCGCGCGAAGGACATGGCGATCCGGGGGCCGAACGTCCGATCGGTCCGGAGCAGGACGTGCCACTGGTCCTTCAGGTGCGCGACGAGATGGTCGAGGTCGTCCGGCGAGTTCGCGCCGCGGCGAACGGGTACGGCGTCGTCCGTGCTTCCCCGCGTGCGCGGCCGGGGCATCGGTGCCCGCGGTCGCAGCATCGTGTCGAGCCGGTCGAGGGAAACCGCGAGTGCTTCCGCCAGCGCGGGCCGCCGCCACGGCTGGGGAGTCAGGGTGCCGCGTTCCCAGCGGCCGACGGTCGAGTGCTCGACGCCGAGCTTTTCGGCCAGTGATTCCTGTGTGTAGCCCATCGACTCTCGGCGTGCGACAAGCGCGTCTCGTCTTGTGCGGGGTGTCATCGCGTTTTCCTCCGACGTATCTCGCCGAAGAGTACTCGCTCTTTGGTGCGCCGATTGTGCCCCTCGCGGAATCCACTCTCGGTGGCGTCGCGACGGGAGTTTGCCTGGTTATTTTCCAC is part of the Amycolatopsis sp. CA-230715 genome and encodes:
- a CDS encoding Fpg/Nei family DNA glycosylase, whose protein sequence is MPEGHTLHRLARLHKRRYGGAPVEVSSPQGRFAAEASILDGQVLKTAEAYGKHLFHDYGPHGTVHIHLGLYGTFTEAEQPVTDPVGQVRLRIVGSTHWTDLRGPTRCELLTPGETDAIKARLGPDPLRRDAKPDLAFKRISRSRTSLAALLMDQSVLAGVGNVYRAEVLFRHGIAPMLPGTALDEAAWKDIWADLVALMRDGVKKGRIDTVAPEHLPEVTGRAPRQDRHGGEVYVYRRAGQPCLVCGTPVAHKDLAGRNLYWCPTCQPA
- a CDS encoding C40 family peptidase, producing MPTSAKRRLASAGIACAAGAGALFAAAPDAAAIVKTQQTLDAAPTPVTTGAEVTFTGALTGLGDRPLTKQKVDLEWRGGQDQPWSVSSSGTTDANGRAAIPATITVSAEWRISYHGTRVNDPAVSPVVGVQSQQPAGQRVVDAAAAQAGKPYSYGAAGPDRFDCSGLTQFAHKQVGIDLPRTSRDQRAALADVPKSDMKPGDLLFFANGGSVYHAGIFAGDNKMWAAPESGDVVRLQNIWTDAYTVGRAW
- a CDS encoding ATP-grasp domain-containing protein, whose amino-acid sequence is MAAVLYCRDPLSPRRVDPHFAAEAAAVTERGGVVGKLDHDAAMRGDVAEAVATVPRDLGAAWYRGWMLPVDRYRAVAEAVADRGVHLCTTAAEYRRAHELPGWYEVFAELTPASAWFPSRPGELPALTVPFGGKGIVKDYVKSRKHEWHEACYVPDLADTARLTAVARRMVELQGDFLAGGVVVRAYEPFTGPEARVWWLDGEPVFTGAHPDTPDEFAEPDLTGVRAAVAALGCRFVTTDLAARADGVWRVVEVGDGQVSDLPASADPGALVEALLAATERRALAE
- a CDS encoding TIGR03619 family F420-dependent LLM class oxidoreductase, with the protein product MKFSLSVAMNPVDQLTELARTAEECGFSSIVLPDSLFYSEEVSADYPYTPDGSRFWTEETPWVDPLVAAAAMGAVTERIGFYTSVLKLGSRNPVLLARQVNSAAALTGGRFGLGLGVGWSPEEFEWCGAPYERRGKRVDEAIEVLRLILDGGMVEYHGEFFDFGKLRMSPTPPSRVPFYVGGHTEVALRRAARVGDGWSSAMMKLEDLRTTITRLGELRAEQGRADEPFEIQAVCIDRFGLDGYREQAEIGVTDVITMPWVFDGLGFDADLAAKKDSLRKFGAEIIAKF
- a CDS encoding nuclear transport factor 2 family protein codes for the protein MGVEVCWDPEADQPPARVAAWRSMDAVTRGAKEEWLALFAPDAVIEDPVGPSMFDEEGKGHHGREGISAFWDLTIANVERFVFTIRDSHAVGDEVANVGTITTFLPGGYRVDTDGVFVYRVGEDGLVRSMRAFWETERAMATAREVTD
- a CDS encoding helix-turn-helix domain-containing protein; its protein translation is MRPPNRAELDEFARVLGEELRASRRARGWTRVELQRRLHPEEVVSLQALSTYEQGIRRLTVARLVGICAAMDASPHDVLHRATERAFFRRPGDDVEVDLWRLATSSDPRLAGLRHWAAVRAAQDSGLRCGVESLSAPALAALGEVVGMTSEQLTAVLGALRECEEPRLV
- a CDS encoding helix-turn-helix domain-containing protein, which gives rise to MTPRTRRDALVARRESMGYTQESLAEKLGVEHSTVGRWERGTLTPQPWRRPALAEALAVSLDRLDTMLRPRAPMPRPRTRGSTDDAVPVRRGANSPDDLDHLVAHLKDQWHVLLRTDRTFGPRIAMSFARGHLAVTEDLLESAPDRHRRGLVAVAATYAASLSWLCQDAGRMPAARYWVEQAAKWAHEAGDELLQAWCVFRRGSHAADARDAAETIRLAQAAARWKDHLPSPIRAAIAQQEAHGYALAGEELLAHRTLDVAHEFAALHSSGEPRGHGAFCTESFLELQRAHFWTELGKPSRAVALYETALPSLAPAYRRCRGFALGRYARAQLEADLVEEAAHTAEKALVIAHSVGSVRTEREVKHTEQRLRAYPEFALTHQLRRILPAFSARAVPEPEPDGAFPVRPPWTRSDEPH